The DNA segment TACGTCGCCAGTTCCAATGCTTTCGCCAGCGGCCACCAGCGCACGTCGTCCACTTCGCTGAGTTGGGGGCGCAACGTGCCGCCAATGGGCTTCATGAGGAAGTAATCCACGAATTTGTGATGGCGCACATTGCGGCTGGCGTAGTACCAGTATTCGATGGTTTCCAGATGCGCCAGGGTAGCGACTTTGATGCCCGTTTCCTCTTCGACCTCGCGCCGTGCGGCTTCGGGCAGGCTTTCGTTGGGTTCCACTTGCC comes from the Ardenticatena maritima genome and includes:
- a CDS encoding NUDIX hydrolase, whose product is MRVKTITVHSAGGVVLRGPADAPDVLMIATHNGTRWALPKGQVEPNESLPEAARREVEEETGIKVATLAHLETIEYWYYASRNVRHHKFVDYFLMKPIGGTLRPQLSEVDDVRWWPLAKALELATYDNDRRVIEKAGKRWPRYADEL